The Octopus sinensis unplaced genomic scaffold, ASM634580v1 Contig12825, whole genome shotgun sequence genome window below encodes:
- the LOC115229485 gene encoding general transcription factor II-I repeat domain-containing protein 2B-like, producing MISSINAFIMKLELWISQIRKENFTHFPNIEDEFTKQLVNKNHYVNEFAMVLEKIMNEFNNRFSDFKKITILCSFFVSPFMDVDIENISEEFSKIFDVDRRKSQIEIINLKNDITLKLHSNVNMWKFMSQEKYPILIDSYQRILSCFGSTYSSETSFSSMKMIKSQYRTRLTDDHLGDCMRIAISLYEPEFEIIASELQCQKSH from the coding sequence ATGATCAGTTCAATAAATGCTTTCATAATGAAGTTGGAATTATGGATATCTcaaatcagaaaagaaaattttacccATTTTCCTAACATTGAAGATGAATTCACAAAACAACTTGTGAATAAAAATCATTATGTCAATGAATTTGCTATGGtactagaaaaaataatgaacgaGTTTAATAACAGATTTAGCGATTTCAAGAAAATTACTATATTATGCAGTTTCTTTGTTTCTCCGTTCATGGATGTAGACATCGAAAATATTTCAGAAGAATTTAGCAAGATTTTTGACGTTGATCGAAGAAAAAGtcaaatagaaattataaatctaaaaaaTGACATCACTTTAAAATTACATTCAAATGTCAACATGTGGAAATTTATGTCTCAGGAAAAATATCCAATTTTGATTGATTCGTATCAACGAATTCTTTCATGCTTTGGAAGCACATATTCATCCGAAACATCATTTTCaagtatgaaaatgataaaatctcAATACAGGACACGTTTAACGGATGACCATCTTGGGGATTGCATGAGAATAGCAATAAGCTTATACgagccagaatttgaaataatcGCAAGTGAATTACAATGCCAAAAATCGcattaa